Proteins encoded within one genomic window of Thermoanaerobaculia bacterium:
- a CDS encoding 6-bladed beta-propeller, with amino-acid sequence MSSIRTPKLFRLFFLVVGFLTLGVGLFAQQAPVVDEFLLSVPSVLPGGTVDLTVNAHDPDCPDVCTTGCGQTIRADLTLWSADGGNYLSFDNGVTGSPYTASALWEAPLVEGVYTLTISLSDSGTWMCGNRQTMSDSRTILVTSDPNLPPEITSLTASPATILINQTSALTCSASDPDGDPVTYTWFTDRGTIQGSGSSVVFSAPDFPGIVTITCRVTDDSGAFSERSVLLPVISLQAEQTLKPGLVTPLRVALDDSGYAFVADPRNGGIAVIQTTSSTLARRILVPGITSVDFDWDGHLLIASTSGARILDRNGALIRSLLPPGGLIVATDVAVDPVLQHHVVLYGRAGKVVVFDSTGSVLTTFGSIGDGTGQFKGATGLAVDSMGRILVGDRGHGKVHIFDATGTYAASIGDLGGGLGEFIQVEDVAADGNDAIFVTDSFQSRMQIFQPDGTPREVIGQYGDSLGQFKTPTGIGISETLGRVVVASLNTGSLQMFTMPGAIHPPGNTPPTEPVPVSPADGALIPRGSTVLLSVANSYDIDYQSLLYEFELYEVKNGALNLLQAWQVPEGQPATSVNASTWVSKAGSYVWRARAWDSFSYSTWCGYQTFQIDNGAVNHPPETPLPMSPAEGSETDSLVPVLSVQNAIDGDGDPLTYTFEVVLHDGEGFQTVSLSPAVSEGSGTTAWQVPAGGLALSQEVFWRARAFDGFEFSAWCPYTAFMTPPLPVPSSGEYGNLTGGDTTRPYSVYYELGPADQDTTLYFQVYDVTADGEVELEVNGTSLHTVSSQVANEWSFTISLTIPADELNPSSVNRLTFLHAGTDGWGIRALGLTGEPVPQMMAVPYNTVVDLSWSPDTGLDPGTEIRIFRSLSVSGPFVEIGTYNPSKALVRDMGLLNDQTYYYRAVYVDAIGTEGEPSAVVSAKPVSNNGPTPITDLKVTKVGDDVILTWTPVTSIPAIDRYEVYRDVLGFWTPDTSAFTNLLVTVDPFTGEAVDPGSVLISGEEWYEVIPLDTGGRRATQ; translated from the coding sequence GTGTCTTCAATTCGGACTCCGAAATTATTCCGTCTTTTCTTCCTCGTCGTGGGGTTTCTCACCCTTGGGGTGGGGCTTTTCGCCCAGCAGGCCCCCGTCGTGGATGAATTTCTCCTCTCCGTGCCCTCGGTCCTTCCCGGAGGAACGGTGGATCTGACCGTGAACGCCCACGATCCCGATTGCCCCGATGTATGCACGACCGGCTGCGGGCAGACGATCCGGGCGGATCTGACACTATGGTCTGCAGATGGAGGAAATTATCTTTCCTTTGATAACGGTGTCACGGGGTCGCCCTACACGGCTTCGGCTCTCTGGGAAGCTCCTCTTGTGGAAGGCGTGTACACCCTTACGATCTCCCTCTCTGACTCCGGCACCTGGATGTGTGGAAACCGGCAGACCATGTCGGACAGCCGGACGATCCTCGTCACCTCAGACCCCAACCTCCCCCCGGAGATCACATCCCTGACCGCATCCCCTGCAACGATCCTTATCAATCAGACCTCTGCCCTTACCTGCTCCGCATCCGATCCGGACGGAGATCCTGTCACCTACACCTGGTTCACCGATAGAGGGACAATCCAGGGTTCCGGTTCCTCGGTGGTCTTTTCCGCTCCCGACTTCCCCGGGATCGTTACCATAACCTGCCGGGTTACCGATGACTCGGGGGCCTTTTCCGAGCGGAGCGTCCTTTTGCCTGTGATCAGTCTCCAGGCGGAGCAGACCCTGAAACCGGGCCTGGTCACGCCTCTTCGTGTCGCCCTGGATGATTCCGGGTACGCCTTTGTCGCGGATCCCCGGAATGGCGGGATCGCCGTAATCCAGACGACTTCCTCCACCCTGGCCCGTCGGATCCTGGTTCCCGGGATTACGTCCGTTGACTTCGACTGGGACGGCCATCTTCTTATCGCATCGACTTCGGGTGCTCGAATTCTTGATCGGAATGGAGCTTTGATTCGCTCGCTTCTGCCTCCGGGCGGTCTGATCGTCGCAACGGATGTGGCTGTAGACCCGGTCCTTCAGCACCATGTCGTTCTTTATGGACGTGCCGGGAAGGTAGTGGTGTTCGACAGTACAGGATCGGTCCTGACCACCTTTGGTTCCATAGGGGACGGAACGGGCCAGTTCAAGGGCGCCACCGGCCTGGCTGTGGACTCCATGGGCCGGATCCTGGTCGGGGATCGGGGCCATGGAAAGGTCCACATCTTTGACGCTACGGGAACATACGCCGCATCCATCGGTGATCTCGGGGGCGGGCTGGGTGAATTTATTCAGGTGGAAGATGTGGCGGCGGATGGAAATGATGCCATCTTTGTCACCGACAGTTTTCAGAGCCGAATGCAGATCTTTCAGCCCGACGGCACACCTCGAGAGGTTATCGGACAGTATGGAGATAGCCTGGGACAGTTCAAAACACCCACCGGAATTGGAATCTCCGAGACCCTGGGCCGGGTTGTCGTTGCATCTCTTAATACGGGGTCACTGCAGATGTTTACGATGCCCGGGGCGATCCATCCTCCCGGAAACACACCTCCCACGGAGCCTGTACCCGTAAGCCCGGCCGATGGAGCCCTGATCCCGAGGGGATCGACAGTTCTCCTCAGCGTGGCCAACAGCTACGATATCGATTACCAGTCCCTTCTTTACGAATTTGAACTCTACGAAGTTAAGAATGGGGCGCTTAATCTCCTTCAAGCCTGGCAGGTCCCGGAAGGACAGCCGGCCACTTCGGTCAATGCTTCGACGTGGGTATCCAAGGCGGGAAGCTATGTCTGGCGTGCCCGGGCCTGGGATTCTTTCTCTTATTCCACCTGGTGCGGGTATCAGACCTTCCAGATCGATAACGGTGCCGTGAACCACCCGCCGGAGACTCCTCTTCCCATGAGTCCGGCGGAAGGGAGTGAAACGGACAGCCTGGTTCCGGTTCTTTCGGTTCAGAATGCAATCGATGGTGACGGTGATCCGCTTACCTATACCTTTGAAGTTGTTCTCCACGATGGAGAGGGTTTCCAGACCGTATCTCTCTCCCCCGCTGTTTCGGAAGGTTCCGGAACGACGGCCTGGCAGGTTCCTGCCGGGGGTCTCGCTCTCAGCCAGGAGGTTTTCTGGCGGGCCCGGGCCTTTGATGGATTTGAATTCAGTGCCTGGTGTCCCTATACAGCCTTCATGACCCCCCCTCTGCCTGTTCCCTCTTCCGGAGAATACGGCAACCTGACCGGAGGGGACACAACAAGGCCCTACTCGGTATACTACGAGCTTGGTCCGGCGGATCAGGACACGACACTCTATTTCCAGGTGTACGATGTCACCGCAGACGGGGAGGTGGAGCTGGAAGTCAACGGCACCTCTCTCCACACGGTTTCCTCCCAGGTTGCGAATGAATGGTCCTTCACGATTTCCCTGACAATTCCGGCAGATGAACTGAATCCATCTTCTGTGAACCGCCTCACCTTCCTCCACGCAGGCACCGATGGATGGGGGATCCGCGCCCTCGGGCTTACGGGAGAGCCCGTTCCCCAGATGATGGCAGTGCCGTACAACACCGTCGTAGACCTCTCCTGGTCCCCCGATACTGGACTTGACCCGGGAACGGAAATCCGCATCTTCCGAAGCCTCTCCGTCTCGGGTCCCTTTGTCGAAATTGGAACGTACAACCCTTCTAAGGCTCTAGTCCGTGACATGGGGTTGTTGAATGACCAGACCTACTACTACCGCGCTGTCTATGTCGATGCAATCGGAACGGAAGGAGAACCCTCCGCGGTGGTTTCAGCCAAACCTGTTTCGAACAACGGTCCCACACCGATCACCGATCTGAAGGTCACCAAGGTGGGAGACGATGTGATCCTGACCTGGACGCCGGTGACTTCAATCCCGGCCATCGACAGGTATGAAGTTTACAGGGATGTCCTTGGATTCTGGACTCCCGATACATCGGCGTTTACCAACCTTCTCGTAACGGTTGATCCGTTTACAGGGGAAGCCGTCGATCCGGGAAGTGTCCTCATTTCAGGGGAAGAGTGGTATGAAGTGATTCCCCTGGACACAGGCGGGAGGAGGGCAACGCAATGA
- a CDS encoding cytochrome c3 family protein, translating into MRELIIVMFLSLPLAVLGDDSVIHSLHNLSRSGPGQIKSSTEIEVCKFCHIPHTADPVEALWGHQLSTAQYEIYTSDTLDSTMDQPNGSSKLCLSCHDGTIALGGLINQNLDVGPMPFSSGGFIGTDLSGSHPVSMVVDNGVVASNNSRYKSLNNLSDMTADSDGVALDGNMRFQCTSCHDPHSDLNYGSSGIHFWRKSTFSEACLVCHTP; encoded by the coding sequence ATGCGCGAACTGATCATTGTCATGTTTTTGAGCCTGCCCCTGGCTGTATTGGGTGATGATTCGGTCATTCATTCTTTACACAACCTTTCACGATCAGGCCCGGGTCAGATAAAATCAAGCACGGAAATCGAAGTATGTAAATTCTGCCATATTCCTCATACGGCCGATCCGGTTGAAGCTCTCTGGGGTCATCAGCTTTCAACGGCGCAATACGAGATTTACACCAGCGACACTCTGGACAGCACTATGGACCAACCCAATGGCTCTTCAAAATTATGCCTTTCCTGTCATGATGGGACGATTGCTCTGGGTGGCTTAATTAACCAGAATCTTGATGTAGGCCCCATGCCCTTCAGTTCCGGAGGATTTATTGGTACAGATCTTTCGGGCAGCCATCCGGTCAGCATGGTTGTGGACAACGGGGTGGTGGCTTCGAATAACAGCCGCTATAAATCATTGAATAACCTAAGTGATATGACGGCCGATTCGGATGGTGTCGCACTGGATGGCAACATGCGGTTTCAATGTACCAGCTGTCATGACCCCCATTCAGATCTCAACTATGGATCCAGTGGAATCCACTTCTGGCGCAAATCCACTTTTTCGGAGGCCTGCCTCGTATGTCATACTCCCTGA
- a CDS encoding cytochrome c3 family protein, translating to MRKVFFLLFLAMAVTMMGAVATTPHDLSVAGPGATATTTTQVCVFCHTPHQDTIQTDPLWNQEETSTSPFGVYDSTTLDHAPAEIGGTNNTSLLCMSCHDGTVAVGSLYNDPNDEDPVAMNDGGLVVGGVITGTANLGIDLTDDHPINFVYNNALDAGLVAAPGNGVLRGGEVQCASCHDPHDNSVDGYGFLRVTMDVSALCTECHIK from the coding sequence ATGCGCAAAGTTTTCTTTCTTCTCTTCCTCGCAATGGCAGTCACGATGATGGGCGCTGTTGCCACTACCCCGCACGATCTAAGTGTTGCCGGTCCGGGAGCTACGGCTACCACAACAACGCAGGTCTGTGTCTTTTGCCATACACCTCACCAGGACACCATTCAGACCGATCCGCTCTGGAACCAGGAAGAAACATCCACCAGCCCATTCGGGGTTTATGATTCCACAACTTTGGATCACGCTCCTGCCGAAATCGGTGGAACCAACAACACGTCTCTCCTCTGCATGTCCTGTCACGATGGAACGGTTGCTGTTGGATCGCTCTACAATGATCCGAACGATGAAGATCCTGTTGCAATGAACGATGGAGGCCTGGTTGTTGGTGGCGTTATCACTGGAACAGCCAATCTTGGGATCGATCTCACTGATGACCATCCAATCAACTTTGTCTACAACAATGCTCTGGATGCCGGCCTGGTTGCCGCTCCCGGTAACGGCGTGCTCCGTGGGGGTGAAGTGCAGTGTGCTTCCTGCCACGACCCACATGACAACAGCGTGGACGGTTATGGCTTCCTCCGGGTGACGATGGATGTCAGCGCTCTCTGCACTGAGTGCCACATTAAGTAA
- a CDS encoding cytochrome c3 family protein, with translation MSYSLIFLLALSVSGHQDWSQIVKMCESCHVGHGVSGEKLLPSEDPDFCYRCHGGPVMFSEMINRGLLASHSNPTDLSRLGNLPYKHPEDIGCIACHTGHGIHLPAYNPGSSPKPNTKEQESFEYELCQSCHSNVTVYQFPSSSHPVASLQSSGKVPSLIEPMTEEYWINCSDCHNADDAGLPRGVHASNYPAITIANYQIQDGFEESEDAYLLCYACHKRESILNNESFPYHSEHVVLEETTCFTCHDTHASRTLPWLLTIEDGTRNDRIFPDGSGRKSYQQTGDRAGICYLTCHGVDHNGWVYGPDAGRTNMRRRIEKMNRFSSPEGMKPLEGQPNRTR, from the coding sequence ATGTCATACTCCCTGATCTTTCTCCTGGCACTCTCGGTTTCCGGGCATCAGGACTGGTCGCAGATTGTGAAGATGTGTGAATCCTGTCATGTGGGACATGGTGTTTCAGGTGAGAAACTTCTTCCCAGCGAGGATCCCGATTTCTGTTATCGGTGTCATGGTGGTCCGGTTATGTTTTCTGAAATGATTAATAGGGGTTTGCTGGCCTCCCATTCTAATCCGACGGACTTAAGCCGGCTGGGTAACCTGCCTTATAAACACCCGGAGGATATTGGATGTATCGCATGTCATACAGGTCACGGAATCCATCTGCCCGCCTATAACCCCGGATCCTCTCCAAAGCCAAACACAAAGGAACAGGAGAGCTTCGAATATGAGCTTTGCCAGTCCTGTCATAGCAATGTGACAGTCTATCAATTTCCCTCATCCTCCCATCCGGTAGCCTCTCTTCAGTCATCAGGAAAGGTGCCGTCGCTTATCGAGCCGATGACGGAAGAGTACTGGATTAACTGTTCTGACTGCCACAACGCGGATGACGCCGGGCTGCCGCGAGGAGTCCATGCTTCCAACTATCCCGCCATTACGATTGCAAATTACCAGATCCAGGACGGCTTTGAGGAGTCGGAGGATGCCTATCTGCTCTGCTACGCCTGCCACAAAAGGGAAAGCATCTTAAACAACGAGAGTTTCCCCTACCATTCTGAGCATGTCGTGCTGGAGGAAACCACCTGCTTTACCTGCCACGACACCCATGCAAGCCGGACACTGCCCTGGTTGCTGACTATCGAAGACGGGACCAGGAACGACCGGATCTTTCCCGATGGATCGGGACGGAAGAGTTACCAGCAGACCGGAGATCGGGCCGGAATCTGTTATCTGACCTGTCACGGTGTGGACCATAACGGCTGGGTTTACGGACCCGATGCCGGGCGGACCAACATGCGCCGCAGGATCGAAAAGATGAATCGTTTTTCCTCTCCGGAAGGTATGAAACCCCTTGAGGGGCAACCGAACCGGACACGCTGA